Proteins encoded together in one Flavobacterium keumense window:
- a CDS encoding lactonase family protein — translation MKNGITLFLVAFISLAQAQTKKLPLLIGTYTNSCDSKGIYVYDFDTNTGDFVFKNATDKVFNPSYLALSKDQKIVYSVNENGAESTVSSFQFDAVSGKLTNLNQQKAQGADPCYIINDDTNVIVANYSGGNIAVFGKKSNGSLSAIKQEVQHKGKGVHPRQESAHVHMVYFSPDKKHVLSTDLGTDTVYLYEYHPNSATSVLKLKSTISLQAGSGPRHLTFSKDGKKVYVLQELNGALSVFNFINGKLNAIQETTILAKDFKGNFTGADIHISPDGKFLYASNRGEANTISIFKILKNGQLQPQSVVSTLGKGPRNFVIDPTGRFLLVAHQYSNEVVVFKRNAVSGAITDSGKRLELCSPVCLVFGK, via the coding sequence ATGAAAAACGGTATCACACTTTTTTTAGTAGCTTTTATTTCTTTGGCACAAGCTCAAACTAAAAAACTACCTTTATTAATAGGTACTTATACCAATAGTTGTGACAGTAAAGGAATTTACGTGTACGATTTTGATACCAATACGGGTGATTTTGTATTCAAAAATGCGACTGATAAGGTATTTAATCCAAGTTATTTGGCACTTTCTAAAGATCAAAAGATAGTATACTCGGTTAATGAGAATGGAGCCGAAAGTACGGTAAGCTCGTTTCAATTTGATGCAGTGAGTGGAAAATTAACGAATTTGAACCAGCAAAAGGCGCAAGGTGCCGACCCATGCTATATTATCAATGACGATACGAATGTGATTGTAGCCAATTATTCGGGAGGAAATATTGCTGTTTTTGGCAAAAAATCGAATGGTAGTTTGTCTGCCATTAAACAAGAAGTACAACACAAAGGAAAAGGAGTTCATCCTCGCCAAGAAAGCGCACACGTACACATGGTGTATTTTTCGCCAGATAAAAAACACGTACTAAGTACTGATTTAGGAACTGATACTGTTTATTTGTACGAATACCATCCAAATTCAGCTACCAGTGTCTTGAAATTGAAAAGTACCATTTCATTACAAGCGGGTAGTGGACCACGACATTTAACTTTTAGCAAAGACGGTAAAAAGGTGTATGTATTGCAAGAATTAAACGGCGCTTTGTCGGTTTTTAATTTTATCAATGGGAAGTTGAATGCAATCCAAGAAACCACTATTTTAGCGAAAGACTTTAAAGGTAATTTTACAGGAGCCGATATTCATATTTCACCTGACGGAAAATTTTTGTATGCTTCGAATAGAGGAGAAGCCAATACCATTTCGATTTTTAAAATCCTAAAAAATGGGCAGTTACAGCCACAATCAGTGGTTTCTACTTTAGGGAAAGGACCTCGTAATTTTGTTATTGACCCCACAGGTAGGTTTCTTTTAGTAGCGCATCAATACTCAAATGAAGTAGTTGTTTTTAAAAGAAATGCGGTCTCGGGAGCTATAACTGATTCAGGTAAACGCCTAGAATTATGCTCACCGGTCTGCCTGGTGTTTGGGAAATAA